From a single Pelodiscus sinensis isolate JC-2024 chromosome 4, ASM4963464v1, whole genome shotgun sequence genomic region:
- the LMO2 gene encoding rhombotin-2 isoform X1, translated as MSLGGGGETQLVRKHQEQTAFVRGRGGRSYHRHTTKEKALPMSSAIERKSLDPSEEPVDEVLQIPPSLLTCGGCQQNIGDRYFLKAIDQYWHEDCLSCDLCGCRLGEVGRRLYYKLGRKLCRRDYLRLFGQDGLCASCDKRIRAYEMTMRVKDKVYHLECFKCAACQKHFCVGDRYLLINSDILLCLDNSSQCRHKKGCWR; from the exons ATGTcattggggggcggaggggaaacTCAGCTGGTGAGAAAGCATCAGGAGCAGACAGCCTTTGtaaggggcagagggggcagatcCTACCACAGACACACTACAAAGGAGAAAGCCCTGCCAATGTCATCAGCCATCGAGAGGAAAAGCCTCGATCCTTCCGA GGAGCCAGTTGATGAAGTACTCCAAATCCCCCCTTCACTGCTGACATGTGGAGGTTGCCAGCAGAACATTGGGGACCGTTATTTCCTGAAAGCCATCGATCAGTACTGGCACGAGGACTGCCTCAGCTGTGACCTGTGTGGATGCAGGCTTGGAGAGGTGGGGAGACGATTGTACTATAAATTGGGCAGGAAACTCTGCAGGAGGGACTATCTCAG acTCTTTGGCCAAGATGGCCTTTGTGCTTCCTGTGACAAGCGAATCCGGGCCTATGAGATGACTATGCGAGTGAAGGACAAAGTGTACCACCTGGAATGCTTCAAATGTGCTGCTTGCCAAAAACATTTTTGTGTCGGCGATAGATACCTCCTCATCAACTCAGACATA TTACTCTGTTTAGACAATAGTTCCCAATGTAGACATAAGAAAGGATGTTGGAGATGA
- the LMO2 gene encoding rhombotin-2 isoform X2 — protein MSSAIERKSLDPSEEPVDEVLQIPPSLLTCGGCQQNIGDRYFLKAIDQYWHEDCLSCDLCGCRLGEVGRRLYYKLGRKLCRRDYLRLFGQDGLCASCDKRIRAYEMTMRVKDKVYHLECFKCAACQKHFCVGDRYLLINSDIVCEQDIYEWTKINGMI, from the exons ATGTCATCAGCCATCGAGAGGAAAAGCCTCGATCCTTCCGA GGAGCCAGTTGATGAAGTACTCCAAATCCCCCCTTCACTGCTGACATGTGGAGGTTGCCAGCAGAACATTGGGGACCGTTATTTCCTGAAAGCCATCGATCAGTACTGGCACGAGGACTGCCTCAGCTGTGACCTGTGTGGATGCAGGCTTGGAGAGGTGGGGAGACGATTGTACTATAAATTGGGCAGGAAACTCTGCAGGAGGGACTATCTCAG acTCTTTGGCCAAGATGGCCTTTGTGCTTCCTGTGACAAGCGAATCCGGGCCTATGAGATGACTATGCGAGTGAAGGACAAAGTGTACCACCTGGAATGCTTCAAATGTGCTGCTTGCCAAAAACATTTTTGTGTCGGCGATAGATACCTCCTCATCAACTCAGACATAGTATGTGAGCAGGACATCTATGAGTGGACTAAGATAAATGGGATGATATAG